One region of Chryseobacterium muglaense genomic DNA includes:
- a CDS encoding GLPGLI family protein, whose translation MKKVAFIIILSITSFVQGQTNRFFYEAKFKEDSTQTEHQKVFMVLDINPDETKYYDNTFLEKDSINKANGSQNTNWTSQIPVTRKKNSNKNINYTFIDDQLYSYPTEDLIQWKLSDKTKKYLHFDLQQATANFGGRKWTAWFTKEIPLSEGPYKFTGLPGLIVLLEDDLNQYGFALVKSKKLEKTYDTSNFLEARYGNKPLPISEKMYLKKALEYYNDPLQEIRTDMKNGTVKSYEDGGKHYTKPEELVPLIREEQEYIRQNNNPIELNKAIKYPVK comes from the coding sequence ATGAAAAAAGTAGCGTTTATCATCATTCTATCAATAACAAGCTTTGTGCAAGGGCAAACCAACCGTTTTTTCTACGAGGCAAAATTTAAAGAAGATTCCACACAAACTGAACATCAGAAAGTTTTTATGGTTTTGGATATTAATCCTGATGAAACAAAATATTATGATAATACTTTTCTTGAAAAAGATTCTATCAATAAAGCAAATGGTTCACAAAATACCAATTGGACAAGCCAAATTCCTGTAACCAGAAAGAAAAATTCAAATAAAAATATCAATTATACTTTTATAGACGACCAGCTTTATTCTTATCCTACCGAAGATTTGATACAATGGAAATTGTCTGATAAAACTAAAAAATATTTACACTTTGACCTTCAGCAAGCAACCGCAAATTTTGGAGGCAGAAAATGGACAGCTTGGTTTACAAAAGAGATCCCACTTTCAGAAGGTCCTTATAAATTCACAGGATTACCGGGTCTTATTGTTTTGTTGGAAGACGATCTCAACCAATATGGTTTTGCTCTTGTTAAAAGCAAGAAGTTAGAAAAGACATACGATACATCAAACTTTTTGGAAGCTCGTTATGGAAACAAACCGCTGCCCATAAGTGAGAAAATGTATCTAAAAAAAGCTCTTGAATATTATAACGATCCTTTGCAGGAAATAAGAACAGATATGAAAAACGGAACCGTAAAAAGCTATGAAGACGGAGGAAAACATTACACCAAACCTGAAGAATTAGTACCTTTGATCCGAGAAGAGCAGGAATATATCCGCCAAAATAATAACCCTATTGAGCTTAATAAAGCGATAAAATATCCTGTGAAATAA
- a CDS encoding immunity 22 family protein, producing MNTQVLDFWVGNFRTEEDFFQFVEEDENYYIEEESDDTYISKFAESQDTVWFDQDLMEYGFEQSIQHFSEYSFADQWLPVLYNRLNEMNLKFDINSLVFVSQGQIPQPKSIENDDFSLVYVGGIEFEY from the coding sequence ATGAATACACAGGTTTTAGATTTTTGGGTAGGAAATTTCAGAACGGAGGAAGATTTTTTCCAGTTTGTAGAGGAAGATGAGAATTACTACATCGAAGAAGAATCTGATGATACTTATATTTCAAAATTTGCAGAATCACAGGACACCGTTTGGTTTGATCAGGATTTAATGGAATACGGGTTTGAGCAAAGTATTCAGCATTTTTCTGAATACTCTTTTGCCGACCAGTGGCTTCCCGTTTTATACAACAGATTGAATGAAATGAATCTTAAATTTGATATCAATTCTTTGGTTTTTGTAAGCCAAGGACAAATTCCACAACCAAAATCTATTGAAAATGATGATTTTTCTTTGGTTTATGTGGGCGGAATTGAGTTTGAGTATTAA
- a CDS encoding DUF4256 domain-containing protein, producing the protein MPQKKQLSEKETIELLDVLQQRFEKNKSRHENLDWTKIEAKLNSNPSKLWSLYQMENSGGEPDVVDYDEKNDEYIFFDCSAESPKGRRSFCYDREALDARKEHKPQNDVITAAKEMGVELLSEEQYRYLQSLGKFDLKTSSWIKTPKDIRELGGALFCDRRYNTVFVYHNGAESYYAARAFRGVLKV; encoded by the coding sequence ATGCCACAAAAAAAACAATTATCTGAAAAAGAAACCATAGAACTTCTTGATGTTCTGCAACAACGTTTTGAAAAAAACAAAAGCCGTCATGAAAATCTGGACTGGACAAAGATTGAGGCGAAATTAAATTCTAATCCATCAAAATTATGGTCACTTTATCAAATGGAAAACTCTGGTGGAGAACCCGATGTTGTAGATTATGATGAAAAAAATGACGAATATATTTTCTTCGACTGTTCGGCGGAAAGTCCAAAAGGAAGAAGAAGTTTTTGCTACGACCGCGAAGCTTTGGACGCCCGAAAAGAACATAAGCCACAAAATGATGTCATTACAGCTGCCAAAGAAATGGGTGTAGAACTACTTTCTGAGGAGCAATACCGTTATTTACAAAGCTTAGGAAAATTTGATCTGAAAACCTCAAGCTGGATAAAAACACCGAAAGACATCAGAGAATTGGGAGGCGCTTTATTTTGTGACCGTCGTTACAACACGGTTTTTGTCTATCACAACGGAGCCGAGTCTTATTATGCAGCAAGAGCTTTTAGAGGGGTTTTGAAGGTTTAG
- a CDS encoding YdeI/OmpD-associated family protein — protein MQPTFFPTPQDFRDWLDKNHKTEQELLVGFYKVGTKKPSITWSESVDQALCFGWIDGVRKSIDEESYSIRFTPRKPTSIWSVVNIKKIEELTKAGLMQEAGLEAFKLRKEEKSGIYSHEKEPAKLTSEYENQFRANKKAWEFFEKQAPSYKKVMIHWIMSAKQKKTQLSRLEKVISESENERRIS, from the coding sequence ATGCAACCAACCTTCTTCCCAACACCACAAGATTTCAGAGACTGGCTCGATAAAAATCATAAAACCGAACAAGAATTACTGGTCGGTTTCTATAAAGTCGGAACCAAAAAGCCATCAATAACATGGTCTGAATCTGTAGATCAGGCTTTGTGTTTTGGCTGGATTGACGGCGTGAGAAAATCGATTGATGAAGAAAGCTACAGCATCCGATTTACACCAAGAAAGCCGACAAGTATTTGGAGTGTTGTAAATATTAAAAAAATAGAAGAGCTTACCAAAGCAGGATTGATGCAGGAAGCTGGTTTGGAAGCATTCAAGCTTAGAAAAGAAGAAAAATCCGGGATATACTCTCACGAAAAAGAACCTGCAAAACTTACTTCAGAATACGAAAATCAGTTTAGAGCCAATAAAAAAGCGTGGGAGTTTTTTGAAAAACAAGCTCCGTCTTACAAAAAAGTGATGATTCACTGGATTATGAGTGCCAAACAGAAAAAAACACAACTTTCCCGATTAGAAAAAGTTATTTCTGAAAGCGAAAACGAAAGAAGAATCTCTTGA
- a CDS encoding Fic family protein: protein MKPPYQITSQILNSISSISQKIGEVNASYLIKNNPQLRKQNQIKTIHSSLSIEGNTLSEDQITAILENKRVLGPEKDINEVLNALKIYQELSKLKYNQEKDYLKAHKTLMIGLVENPGKYRTKGVGIVKGSKVEHIAPPSENVPYLMKELFSYLKDNSELSLIKSCVFHYEMEFIHPFMDGNGRMGRLWQTLILMNEFPVFEFLPFETLISKNQSQYYQALSRSDKEGHSTKFIEYMLGIIDKSLSELLTNSIQKLTQDDRISIFLEKTKEEFSRKDYMKKFSEISSATASRDLKLAFEKGLIEKFGDKNLSIYRKL from the coding sequence ATGAAACCGCCTTATCAAATAACTTCACAAATTTTAAATTCAATTTCAAGTATATCACAAAAGATAGGCGAAGTTAATGCTAGTTATTTAATTAAAAACAATCCTCAACTAAGGAAGCAAAATCAAATTAAAACAATTCATTCCTCATTAAGTATTGAAGGAAATACGCTTTCGGAAGATCAAATCACAGCCATTTTAGAAAATAAAAGAGTTTTAGGTCCTGAAAAAGACATCAATGAAGTTTTAAATGCTTTAAAAATCTATCAAGAATTAAGCAAGCTAAAATATAATCAAGAAAAAGATTATTTAAAAGCTCACAAAACTCTAATGATTGGGCTCGTTGAAAATCCTGGAAAATACAGAACTAAGGGAGTTGGTATTGTAAAAGGTTCAAAAGTTGAACACATTGCTCCTCCTTCAGAAAACGTACCTTATTTAATGAAGGAACTTTTTTCTTATTTAAAAGATAATTCAGAATTAAGCTTGATAAAAAGCTGCGTATTTCATTATGAAATGGAATTTATTCATCCTTTTATGGATGGAAACGGCAGAATGGGAAGACTTTGGCAGACTTTAATTTTAATGAATGAGTTTCCTGTATTTGAGTTTCTGCCTTTTGAGACATTAATCTCTAAAAATCAATCTCAATATTATCAAGCACTTTCTCGATCGGATAAAGAAGGTCATTCAACAAAATTCATTGAATATATGTTGGGAATCATTGATAAATCACTATCAGAACTTTTAACAAATTCTATTCAAAAACTTACTCAAGATGATCGAATTTCGATTTTTTTAGAAAAAACAAAGGAAGAGTTTTCCCGAAAAGATTATATGAAGAAGTTTTCAGAAATTTCTTCTGCTACCGCAAGTCGTGATTTGAAACTAGCTTTTGAAAAAGGATTAATTGAGAAATTTGGTGATAAAAATTTAAGTATTTATAGAAAACTATAA